A single window of Tenericutes bacterium MZ-XQ DNA harbors:
- a CDS encoding GNAT family N-acetyltransferase: protein MIKEITDKRLRMHIAELVLLDLPDWFGIEENTKKYIENSSKYPMFAAYDGQTVAGFISLRETSKYTVEIHCMGVLKAYHHKGYGKRLMEAAKSYAIKNQYKYMQVKTVKEGTYDDYDQTVAFYKSVGFLEFEVLETLWDEANPCQIFVLSLS from the coding sequence ATGATTAAAGAAATAACAGATAAAAGATTACGTATGCATATAGCTGAACTTGTTCTTTTAGATTTGCCGGATTGGTTTGGTATTGAAGAAAACACTAAAAAGTACATAGAAAATAGTAGTAAGTATCCAATGTTTGCTGCTTATGATGGTCAAACAGTAGCTGGATTTATATCTCTAAGAGAAACAAGTAAGTACACGGTTGAGATTCATTGCATGGGCGTTTTAAAAGCATATCATCACAAAGGATATGGCAAAAGACTTATGGAAGCCGCAAAATCTTATGCAATTAAAAATCAATATAAGTATATGCAAGTTAAGACTGTAAAAGAAGGTACTTATGATGACTATGATCAAACTGTTGCATTTTATAAAAGTGTTGGTTTTTTAGAGTTTGAAGTACTTGAAACATTATGGGATGAGGCGAATCCCTGCCAAATATTTGTTTTATCATTATCATAA
- a CDS encoding phosphoserine transaminase: MKRVFNFSAGPAVLPEAVLKEAAQEMLDYNNTGMSVMEMSHRSSMYKKIIEDAEKDLRTLMHIPDNYKVLFLQGGATLQFSMIPMNLLKNGVADYIITGAWAKKAFKEAQKYGKVRAIASSEDKNFSYIPDVSNLDISEDADYVYMCDNNTIYGTKFHSLPDTKGKVLISDASSCILSEPVDVSKYGVIFAGAQKNIGPAGTVIVIIREDLIRTDINPNTPIMLRYDIHAENDSMYNTPPTYGIYMCGKVFKWLLEKGGIEKMHEENIKKASLLYGTIDHSDLFYGTVDPESRSLMNVCFKTDDDELNDLFIKEAKALGLENLKGHRSVGGMRASIYNAMPYEGVQALVDFMKAFEEKHGK, from the coding sequence ATGAAAAGAGTATTTAATTTTTCAGCTGGACCAGCTGTATTACCAGAAGCGGTCTTAAAAGAAGCTGCTCAAGAAATGCTAGATTATAACAACACTGGCATGTCAGTTATGGAAATGAGTCATCGCTCATCCATGTACAAAAAAATTATCGAGGATGCAGAAAAAGATTTAAGAACCTTAATGCATATTCCTGATAACTACAAAGTATTATTCCTACAGGGAGGTGCAACCCTTCAATTTTCAATGATTCCTATGAATTTGTTGAAAAACGGTGTTGCTGATTATATTATCACAGGAGCTTGGGCTAAAAAAGCTTTTAAAGAAGCTCAAAAATATGGAAAAGTAAGAGCTATTGCTTCTTCAGAAGATAAGAACTTCTCATATATCCCTGATGTATCTAATCTAGATATATCTGAAGATGCTGATTATGTTTACATGTGTGACAACAATACAATTTATGGTACAAAATTCCATAGTCTCCCAGACACAAAAGGTAAAGTACTCATATCTGATGCTTCTTCTTGTATATTATCAGAACCTGTCGATGTTTCTAAATATGGTGTCATTTTCGCGGGTGCACAAAAAAATATTGGTCCTGCAGGAACTGTCATTGTAATTATAAGAGAAGATTTAATTCGAACTGATATCAACCCAAATACACCAATTATGCTAAGATATGATATTCATGCTGAGAATGACTCTATGTATAATACACCTCCAACATATGGTATTTACATGTGTGGAAAAGTATTTAAATGGTTACTTGAAAAAGGTGGCATTGAAAAAATGCATGAAGAAAACATCAAAAAAGCTAGTCTTTTATATGGCACCATCGATCATAGTGATTTATTCTATGGTACTGTTGATCCTGAATCAAGATCACTGATGAATGTTTGCTTTAAAACTGATGATGATGAACTCAACGATTTATTCATCAAAGAAGCTAAAGCACTCGGTTTAGAAAACTTAAAAGGACATCGTTCTGTTGGTGGTATGAGAGCTTCTATCTACAATGCTATGCCTTATGAAGGTGTTCAAGCACTTGTTGATTTCATGAAAGCTTTTGAAGAAAAACACGGAAAGTAG
- a CDS encoding multidrug ABC transporter ATP-binding protein — MDIILGVKNLVKSYKDIVAVDDISFDVKRGSLFAFLGPNGAGKSTTINVITTLLNKDSGDVTLNGETNEKYFREKIGVVFQNNVLDDVLTVKENLIYRGALYLKTKEKVLERYEELSEFLNLKEFENQRFKTLSGGQKRRTEIARALFANPELLLLDEPTTGLDPETRQIVWKVIQRLQKEKGITIFLTTHYMEEAANADHVVIINKGKIMVQGTPAYLKEKFSFDRIKVVPFDKEAFKDKMKFLKRAYEKIADQFIITVKDTKDTLDLIDEIKEHIKQIEVVKGSMDDVFINVVGKDEIYV; from the coding sequence ATGGATATAATTCTTGGTGTAAAAAACTTAGTGAAATCATATAAGGATATCGTTGCTGTTGATGATATATCTTTTGATGTAAAAAGAGGCAGTCTTTTTGCATTTCTAGGACCAAATGGTGCTGGTAAATCAACAACAATCAATGTAATCACAACGCTATTAAATAAAGATTCTGGTGACGTTACATTAAATGGTGAAACCAATGAGAAATATTTTAGAGAAAAAATAGGCGTAGTCTTTCAAAACAATGTGCTAGATGATGTTTTAACAGTTAAAGAAAATTTGATTTATAGAGGAGCTCTATATCTAAAGACCAAAGAAAAAGTGTTGGAAAGATACGAAGAGTTATCTGAGTTTTTAAATTTGAAAGAATTTGAGAATCAAAGATTTAAAACATTATCTGGAGGACAAAAAAGAAGAACAGAAATTGCTAGAGCATTGTTTGCTAATCCAGAGTTATTATTGCTTGATGAACCAACAACTGGATTAGATCCAGAGACTAGACAAATTGTTTGGAAAGTTATTCAAAGACTACAAAAAGAAAAAGGTATTACCATATTTTTAACTACACATTATATGGAAGAAGCAGCAAATGCAGATCATGTAGTTATCATTAATAAAGGTAAGATCATGGTTCAAGGTACACCAGCTTACTTAAAGGAAAAATTTAGCTTTGATCGTATTAAAGTTGTTCCATTTGATAAAGAAGCCTTTAAGGATAAAATGAAATTTTTGAAAAGAGCTTATGAAAAAATAGCTGATCAATTTATCATAACTGTTAAAGATACAAAAGATACTTTAGACCTGATTGATGAAATCAAAGAGCACATCAAACAAATTGAAGTTGTTAAAGGATCTATGGATGATGTGTTTATTAATGTCGTCGGAAAGGATGAAATTTATGTATGA
- a CDS encoding galactokinase, producing the protein MQLKEQFIKIYAEQPSEMYFSPGRVNIIGEHIDYNGGLVLPAAISLGTYALINFRDDDIIRVFSTNFKEQGVIEISLKHLEYAASDHYANYIKGVFKLFMEKHKHINRGMNIFIHGTLPPQSGLSSSASLLVLMVYILSDVYQINLSKTDMALYAKDVENHYMHMHCGIMDQLIIAKGIKHKALLMNTSTLETTPVDAFLDGYSWVIMNTHYERKTTESKYNERVKECGDALKIIKDYKSISHLCELSVSEFESIKEHITNETLVKRARHTISEQQRVLRSIHALSHQDAKLMGNLLNQSHQSLKDDYEVTGFHLDMLVEGAKSAGAIGARVTGAGFGGCAIALVPNNQMHDFDQLTDNYYFHKTGIHASFYHVDFMDGVSKIEVFK; encoded by the coding sequence ATGCAACTTAAGGAACAATTTATAAAAATATATGCAGAACAACCAAGTGAAATGTATTTTTCACCTGGAAGAGTAAACATCATTGGTGAGCACATCGATTATAATGGTGGACTGGTCTTACCAGCAGCTATTTCACTTGGCACTTACGCCTTAATTAATTTTAGAGATGATGATATCATCCGTGTTTTTTCGACAAACTTTAAAGAACAAGGCGTTATCGAAATATCTCTAAAGCATCTTGAATATGCTGCTAGTGATCATTATGCAAATTATATCAAAGGTGTTTTTAAACTATTCATGGAAAAACATAAACATATCAATCGAGGTATGAATATATTCATTCATGGGACATTGCCGCCACAATCTGGCTTATCTTCTTCTGCATCATTATTAGTTTTAATGGTATATATTTTATCTGATGTCTATCAAATAAATTTATCAAAAACAGACATGGCACTTTATGCTAAAGATGTAGAGAATCATTATATGCATATGCATTGCGGCATCATGGACCAACTCATTATTGCAAAAGGAATCAAGCATAAAGCCTTGCTCATGAATACATCTACTTTAGAGACAACACCTGTTGATGCATTTCTAGATGGTTATTCATGGGTGATCATGAATACACATTATGAAAGAAAAACTACAGAATCTAAATATAATGAGCGTGTTAAAGAATGTGGTGATGCTTTAAAAATCATTAAAGATTATAAATCTATCAGTCATCTTTGTGAGTTATCAGTTTCTGAGTTTGAAAGCATCAAAGAACATATCACAAATGAAACACTTGTAAAAAGAGCTAGACACACTATCTCAGAACAACAAAGAGTCTTAAGAAGTATACATGCTTTAAGTCATCAAGATGCTAAACTTATGGGTAACCTTTTAAATCAGTCTCATCAGTCACTCAAAGATGATTATGAAGTTACTGGTTTTCATTTAGATATGCTTGTTGAAGGGGCAAAAAGTGCTGGTGCAATTGGTGCTCGTGTCACTGGTGCAGGATTCGGAGGATGTGCAATCGCACTTGTACCAAACAATCAAATGCATGATTTTGATCAACTAACAGATAATTATTACTTTCATAAAACTGGTATTCACGCTTCTTTTTATCATGTTGACTTTATGGATGGGGTATCTAAAATCGAGGTATTCAAATGA
- a CDS encoding phosphogluconate dehydrogenase (NADP(+)-dependent, decarboxylating) (catalyzes the formation of D-ribulose 5-phosphate from 6-phospho-D-gluconate), whose translation MDRLYDIGLIGIAVMGENLALNMESKGFSVVVSSRKQDTIDAFLNGRAKGKNFAGTTDMEELVSMLKKPRKIMLMIKAGHPVDQVIEQLIPLLDQGDVIIDGGNSNYNDTTRRSLYLRDKGLHYIGTGVSGGEEGALTGPSIMPGGHQEAWPIVKPILQAIAAKVNDGQICCDWVGEDGAGHFVKMVHNGIEYGDMQLISESYHLLKSLVGLSNDEMASVFKTWNQGELDSYLIEITSEILAFKDEHGEALVDKILDTAGQKGTGKWTVNAALDEGIPLTLIGESVFSRFLSALKDERFIASKHYPKENITLDEDQNIFIEDLRKALYGAKIMSYTQGYELMKAAAHTYKWTLNYGGIALMWRGGCIIRSVFLDKIKHAFDNNPNLTNLLLDDYFKETMNRVIPSLRKVVSKAVLQGIPVPTLSAALAYFDGYTTDRLPANLLQAQRDYFGAHTYERTDKKRGEFFHTNWTGKGGTTTSTTYNK comes from the coding sequence ATGGATAGACTATATGATATTGGACTTATTGGCATTGCAGTGATGGGTGAAAACCTTGCATTAAATATGGAATCAAAAGGTTTTAGTGTCGTTGTATCATCAAGAAAACAAGATACGATTGATGCGTTTTTAAATGGACGTGCAAAAGGTAAAAACTTTGCAGGTACAACAGATATGGAAGAACTTGTATCCATGCTTAAAAAACCAAGAAAAATTATGCTAATGATTAAGGCAGGTCACCCAGTCGATCAAGTCATTGAACAACTGATACCACTTCTTGATCAAGGTGATGTCATCATCGATGGTGGTAACTCAAATTATAATGACACAACAAGACGTAGTTTATATCTAAGAGATAAAGGACTACACTATATTGGTACTGGTGTTTCTGGTGGCGAAGAAGGTGCGCTTACCGGCCCATCCATTATGCCAGGCGGACACCAAGAAGCTTGGCCAATCGTTAAACCAATCCTACAAGCAATTGCCGCAAAAGTAAATGATGGTCAAATATGTTGTGACTGGGTTGGCGAAGATGGTGCAGGTCATTTTGTCAAAATGGTTCACAATGGTATTGAGTATGGAGACATGCAACTCATTTCTGAATCTTATCACTTATTAAAATCACTCGTTGGTCTATCAAATGATGAAATGGCAAGTGTCTTTAAAACTTGGAACCAAGGAGAACTTGATAGTTATTTAATCGAGATCACATCTGAAATATTAGCATTTAAAGATGAACATGGTGAAGCTTTAGTCGACAAAATACTTGATACTGCAGGACAAAAGGGTACTGGGAAATGGACTGTAAATGCTGCACTTGATGAAGGTATCCCATTAACACTGATTGGTGAATCCGTATTTTCTAGATTTTTATCAGCATTAAAAGATGAAAGATTTATTGCTTCTAAGCATTATCCAAAAGAAAATATAACATTAGATGAAGATCAAAATATATTTATCGAAGATTTAAGAAAAGCACTTTATGGTGCGAAAATCATGAGTTATACTCAAGGCTATGAACTCATGAAAGCTGCTGCTCACACATATAAATGGACTTTGAATTATGGTGGTATAGCTTTAATGTGGCGTGGAGGTTGTATCATCCGTTCAGTATTCTTAGATAAGATTAAACATGCGTTTGATAACAATCCTAACCTAACAAATCTACTTCTTGATGATTACTTTAAAGAAACGATGAATCGAGTGATCCCAAGTTTAAGAAAAGTTGTTTCTAAAGCCGTTTTACAGGGTATTCCTGTACCGACATTGTCTGCAGCACTTGCATATTTTGATGGTTATACGACAGACCGTCTACCAGCAAATCTTCTTCAGGCACAAAGGGATTATTTTGGAGCACACACTTATGAACGAACAGATAAAAAAAGAGGCGAGTTCTTCCATACCAACTGGACTGGAAAAGGCGGAACAACAACCTCAACGACTTATAACAAATAA
- a CDS encoding amidohydrolase: MVEYLKKVRKDLHQIPEISFDLFKTSAYIKKELEGMGYEIHQAAITGWVAYKKGKKDTAIAFRSDMDALPVSEKSDYPYPSTHPGKMHACGHDGHMAMLLGFAKYLKDQTLLNDSIVLIFQPAEEYPGGAKVIVEEGFLDKFNVKKIFGIHLYPNLKEGVYGLVKGPMMARNLEFNIEINGKSAHGASPHDGNDAIVASTHLISQLYTIISRNVDPFEQGVITVGTIHGGEARNIIAQHVEITGTMRAFKDEVFYSMKKRIEEIIEGIKLSFQVEISSNLMELYPVVYNDPDIVEFIEKHLDKDYEYIKPLMASEDFAFYQEKVPGMFTMLGTRNEEKGYIHPLHSCFFNFKDEVLIKGVELYISIAKAYHLI; this comes from the coding sequence ATGGTTGAATATTTAAAAAAAGTAAGAAAAGATTTACATCAAATCCCAGAGATCTCATTTGACTTATTTAAAACAAGTGCATATATTAAAAAAGAACTAGAAGGCATGGGATATGAGATCCATCAAGCTGCTATCACTGGGTGGGTGGCATATAAAAAAGGCAAAAAAGATACTGCAATAGCTTTTAGATCTGACATGGATGCTTTACCTGTATCAGAAAAATCAGATTATCCTTATCCGTCTACACATCCAGGAAAAATGCATGCATGTGGCCATGATGGCCATATGGCAATGCTTTTAGGGTTTGCGAAGTATTTAAAAGACCAAACGCTATTAAACGATTCTATCGTTTTAATCTTTCAGCCTGCAGAAGAATATCCTGGTGGAGCTAAAGTGATTGTAGAAGAAGGATTTTTGGATAAGTTTAATGTTAAAAAGATTTTTGGCATACATCTATATCCAAATCTCAAAGAAGGTGTATATGGACTTGTTAAAGGTCCGATGATGGCACGAAATCTTGAGTTTAACATTGAAATCAACGGAAAATCTGCACATGGAGCATCCCCTCATGATGGTAATGATGCAATTGTCGCAAGCACTCATTTAATCTCTCAACTTTATACGATTATTTCGAGAAACGTTGATCCTTTTGAACAAGGTGTGATTACAGTAGGAACGATTCATGGTGGAGAAGCTAGAAATATCATTGCCCAACATGTAGAAATCACTGGAACGATGAGAGCTTTTAAAGATGAAGTCTTTTATTCTATGAAAAAGAGAATAGAAGAGATCATTGAGGGTATAAAGTTATCTTTCCAAGTGGAAATATCTTCTAATTTAATGGAATTATATCCAGTCGTATATAATGATCCAGATATTGTTGAGTTTATCGAAAAACATCTTGATAAAGATTATGAGTATATCAAACCACTGATGGCATCAGAAGATTTTGCTTTTTATCAAGAAAAAGTACCTGGCATGTTTACCATGCTAGGTACTCGTAACGAGGAGAAGGGGTATATACATCCACTTCATAGTTGTTTTTTTAATTTTAAAGATGAAGTTTTAATCAAAGGTGTAGAATTATATATTTCAATTGCAAAAGCATATCATCTGATCTAA